A single region of the Candidatus Protochlamydia amoebophila UWE25 genome encodes:
- a CDS encoding NfeD family protein — protein MIASIFLLCGLALIFIEFYIPGAIMGVLGSIFLIASIIVFTSQINSIWATIFYIFFTFSCVVLLIRFTLWRIVHTRQEYSIYLKKDQKGFQASEYDRNAIGKLGMVLTDLKPGGYILIDGEQHQAISLTGYISKGEEVVVVSGQEESLIVKNLFPTQTI, from the coding sequence ATGATAGCTTCTATTTTTCTTTTATGTGGACTTGCTCTTATTTTTATTGAATTTTATATTCCTGGGGCAATCATGGGAGTGTTGGGATCAATTTTTTTGATTGCTAGTATAATCGTATTTACTTCGCAGATAAATTCAATTTGGGCAACGATTTTTTACATTTTTTTTACATTTAGCTGTGTGGTATTGCTAATCCGGTTTACTTTATGGCGTATTGTGCACACTAGGCAAGAATATAGCATCTATTTAAAAAAAGATCAGAAAGGGTTTCAGGCTTCCGAATACGATCGAAATGCGATTGGAAAATTAGGAATGGTACTTACCGATCTCAAACCAGGAGGATATATTTTGATAGATGGGGAACAGCATCAAGCAATTTCATTGACTGGCTATATTAGTAAAGGAGAAGAGGTTGTTGTCGTTTCCGGGCAAGAAGAAAGTTTAATTGTAAAAAACTTATTTCCCACTCAAACAATTTAA